A genomic segment from Glycine max cultivar Williams 82 chromosome 1, Glycine_max_v4.0, whole genome shotgun sequence encodes:
- the IQD2 gene encoding protein IQ-DOMAIN 31 isoform X2 codes for MGKGRSPGKWFKNLLLGKKSSSKSTSSKKNDIFISAPISGANDSKGVLSEKEVVSRSSHDRDVLSTGVEEAKVQDVANFGSQEDLEKLQLTEAAIKVQAACRSYLARQTFKKLEGVIQLQAFIRGHLVRRQAVSALYCVKGIVKFQALARGYNVRRSDIGLAIQKIRKDTHCSNSVRVASSTQAEKLSENVFVCKLLASSPYAVPLSLNSDPGEPNMVRKWLDYWTRSHFWAPLPELEKKLGSASDEKNGSSQTVQKGQIKKITRKYPAVKAKNGSNLGSNKSKQCPKKDSSHPLPSAQEHPQKETEKSSFEKTHAHNVSNGSEVVSEKRKSGNKKILDHAVTDVSEQGPNASSEKKKDLTVPKSKESDPEKGDGQEAKDKNDNELHRYPVAVLKTTVMKGENEGYQGVSENLNGGDNCMSNNSQRRASLPANFNDQENELYNTPVTPRLPSYMAPTESAKARLRGQGSPRFANDLVDKNSTTRRHSLSSSLNGRSGSFSPRAEKLIGVSGRGGIKSDRSLSSSRDGTEKLIQPQWRR; via the exons ATGGGGAAAGGAAGAAGTCCTGGGAAATGGTTCAAGAACTTACTCTTGGGGAAGAAATCGTCGTCAAAGTCTACTTCATCAAAGaagaatgatattttt ATATCCGCACCAATATCTGGAGCTAATGATTCTAAAGGAGTGCTTTCCGAAAAGGAGGTAGTTAGTAGGTCATCACATGATAGGGATGTTCTTTCAACTGGAGTTGAAGAAGCTAAGGTGCAAGATGTTGCTAATTTTGGATCTCAAGAGGATCTTGAGAAACTCCAGCTTACAGAAGCAGCTATAAAAGTTCAGGCTGCTTGTAGAAGCTATCTG GCTCGTCAAACATTTAAAAAACTCGAAGGTGTCATACAACTACAAGCTTTTATTCGTGGCCACTTGGTTCGAAGACAAGCTGTTTCTGCATTATATTGTGTGAAGGGAATAGTTAAATTTCAAGCATTGGCTCGTGGTTACAATGTTAGACGTTCTGATATTGGGCTTGCAATCCAAAAAATTCGTAAG GATACCCATTGCTCAAATTCTGTTCGGGTAGCTTCATCCACACAGGCAGAGAAGCTGTCTGAAAATGTCTTTGTTTGCAAG CTTCTGGCTTCATCCCCATATGCAGTTCCTCTATCACTCAACAGTGATCCTGGAGAACCTAACATGGTTCGGAAGTGGCTTGACTATTGGACAAGGTCACACTTTTGGGCACCTCTTCCTgaattagaaaagaaacttgGCTCAGCGTCTGATGAGAAAAATGGCAGTTCTCAGACAGTTCAAAAGgggcaaattaaaaaaattactcggAAATATCCGGCTGTGAAAGCTAAGAATGGCTCAAATTTAGGTTCTAACAAATCTAAACAGTGTCCAAAAAAGGATTCAAGCCACCCATTGCCTTCAGCGCAGGAACACCCACAGAAAGAAACGGAGAAAAGTAGTTTTGAAAAGACTCACGCACATAATGTTTCAAATGGATCTGAGGTTGTTAGTGAAAAAAGGAAATCTGGCAATAAAAAGATTTTGGATCATGCTGTCACTGATGTTTCAGAGCAGGGCCCAAATGCCTCttcagagaaaaagaaagatttgACCGTGCCAAAGTCAAAAGAGTCTGATCCTGAGAAAGGTGATGGACAGGAAGCAAAAGACAAGAATGATAATGAGCTACATCGTTACCCTGTTGCCGTCTTAAAGACAACTGTGATGAAGGGTGAAAACGAAGGATATCAAGGAGTCAGTGAGAATTTGAATGGTGGTGACAATTGCATGAGTAACAATAGCCAAAGAAGAGCTTCATTACCTGCTAACTTTAATGATCAAGAGAATGAGTTATATAACACTCCTGTTACTCCAAGACTGCCAAGTTATATGGCTCCTACTGAATCAGCAAAAGCTAGGCTAAGAGGACAAGGCTCTCCAAGATTTGCTAATGATTTGGTAGACAAAAACAGTACAACCAGGCGGCATTCACTTTCATCTTCACTTAATGGCAGGTCAGGTTCATTTTCCCCAAGAgctgaaaagctgataggcgtAAGCGGCAGAGGAGGGATAAAGTCTGATAGATCTCTGTCATCTTCAAGGGATGGGACTG AGAAGTTGATCCAACCTCAGTGGAGAAGGTGA
- the IQD2 gene encoding protein IQ-DOMAIN 31 isoform X1, translated as MGKGRSPGKWFKNLLLGKKSSSKSTSSKKNDIFKPSSDKDALVSSEVPVSDPTVDSLQISAPISGANDSKGVLSEKEVVSRSSHDRDVLSTGVEEAKVQDVANFGSQEDLEKLQLTEAAIKVQAACRSYLARQTFKKLEGVIQLQAFIRGHLVRRQAVSALYCVKGIVKFQALARGYNVRRSDIGLAIQKIRKDTHCSNSVRVASSTQAEKLSENVFVCKLLASSPYAVPLSLNSDPGEPNMVRKWLDYWTRSHFWAPLPELEKKLGSASDEKNGSSQTVQKGQIKKITRKYPAVKAKNGSNLGSNKSKQCPKKDSSHPLPSAQEHPQKETEKSSFEKTHAHNVSNGSEVVSEKRKSGNKKILDHAVTDVSEQGPNASSEKKKDLTVPKSKESDPEKGDGQEAKDKNDNELHRYPVAVLKTTVMKGENEGYQGVSENLNGGDNCMSNNSQRRASLPANFNDQENELYNTPVTPRLPSYMAPTESAKARLRGQGSPRFANDLVDKNSTTRRHSLSSSLNGRSGSFSPRAEKLIGVSGRGGIKSDRSLSSSRDGTEKLIQPQWRR; from the exons ATGGGGAAAGGAAGAAGTCCTGGGAAATGGTTCAAGAACTTACTCTTGGGGAAGAAATCGTCGTCAAAGTCTACTTCATCAAAGaagaatgatattttt AAACCTTCTAGTGACAAGGATGCGCTGGTGTCGTCTGAGGTGCCCGTGTCTGATCCAACCGTTGATTCGTTGCAGATATCCGCACCAATATCTGGAGCTAATGATTCTAAAGGAGTGCTTTCCGAAAAGGAGGTAGTTAGTAGGTCATCACATGATAGGGATGTTCTTTCAACTGGAGTTGAAGAAGCTAAGGTGCAAGATGTTGCTAATTTTGGATCTCAAGAGGATCTTGAGAAACTCCAGCTTACAGAAGCAGCTATAAAAGTTCAGGCTGCTTGTAGAAGCTATCTG GCTCGTCAAACATTTAAAAAACTCGAAGGTGTCATACAACTACAAGCTTTTATTCGTGGCCACTTGGTTCGAAGACAAGCTGTTTCTGCATTATATTGTGTGAAGGGAATAGTTAAATTTCAAGCATTGGCTCGTGGTTACAATGTTAGACGTTCTGATATTGGGCTTGCAATCCAAAAAATTCGTAAG GATACCCATTGCTCAAATTCTGTTCGGGTAGCTTCATCCACACAGGCAGAGAAGCTGTCTGAAAATGTCTTTGTTTGCAAG CTTCTGGCTTCATCCCCATATGCAGTTCCTCTATCACTCAACAGTGATCCTGGAGAACCTAACATGGTTCGGAAGTGGCTTGACTATTGGACAAGGTCACACTTTTGGGCACCTCTTCCTgaattagaaaagaaacttgGCTCAGCGTCTGATGAGAAAAATGGCAGTTCTCAGACAGTTCAAAAGgggcaaattaaaaaaattactcggAAATATCCGGCTGTGAAAGCTAAGAATGGCTCAAATTTAGGTTCTAACAAATCTAAACAGTGTCCAAAAAAGGATTCAAGCCACCCATTGCCTTCAGCGCAGGAACACCCACAGAAAGAAACGGAGAAAAGTAGTTTTGAAAAGACTCACGCACATAATGTTTCAAATGGATCTGAGGTTGTTAGTGAAAAAAGGAAATCTGGCAATAAAAAGATTTTGGATCATGCTGTCACTGATGTTTCAGAGCAGGGCCCAAATGCCTCttcagagaaaaagaaagatttgACCGTGCCAAAGTCAAAAGAGTCTGATCCTGAGAAAGGTGATGGACAGGAAGCAAAAGACAAGAATGATAATGAGCTACATCGTTACCCTGTTGCCGTCTTAAAGACAACTGTGATGAAGGGTGAAAACGAAGGATATCAAGGAGTCAGTGAGAATTTGAATGGTGGTGACAATTGCATGAGTAACAATAGCCAAAGAAGAGCTTCATTACCTGCTAACTTTAATGATCAAGAGAATGAGTTATATAACACTCCTGTTACTCCAAGACTGCCAAGTTATATGGCTCCTACTGAATCAGCAAAAGCTAGGCTAAGAGGACAAGGCTCTCCAAGATTTGCTAATGATTTGGTAGACAAAAACAGTACAACCAGGCGGCATTCACTTTCATCTTCACTTAATGGCAGGTCAGGTTCATTTTCCCCAAGAgctgaaaagctgataggcgtAAGCGGCAGAGGAGGGATAAAGTCTGATAGATCTCTGTCATCTTCAAGGGATGGGACTG AGAAGTTGATCCAACCTCAGTGGAGAAGGTGA